A window of Scophthalmus maximus strain ysfricsl-2021 chromosome 10, ASM2237912v1, whole genome shotgun sequence contains these coding sequences:
- the LOC118284052 gene encoding heparan sulfate glucosamine 3-O-sulfotransferase 1-like: protein MARLLVSAFLLVLQTYAAPHDLVQPGFGITLDPMDLDSGLPGNVSGDMPSSPPPGTSKRAPHSIIIGVRKGGTRALLEMLDIHPEVAAAATEVHFFDWDENYAKGFEWYRELMPYSYPHQITVEKTPGYFTSALAPERICAMNSSIKLLLILRDPAERVISDYTQVFFNRLENHKPVQAIENLLVRNGALNIRYKAIQRSLYDIHMRNWLRHFPLEQIHIVDGDALIRDPLPELQKVELFLNLPPRIVSSNFYFNQTKGFYCIRSDGRERCLHESKGRPHPVVNGTVLQQLRSYLQEHNRTFFRLVKRTFDWQ from the coding sequence ATGGCTCGTTTACTGGTATCAGCCTTTCTTCTGGTTCTCCAGACATATGCCGCTCCACATGACCTTGTCCAGCCAGGATTTGGCATAACACTGGACCCAATGGACCTTGACTCTGGACTACCAGGGAATGTCAGTGGAGATATGCCCTCATCTCCACCACCCGGAACAAGTAAAAGAGCCCCACATAGTATCATTATTGGGGTACGCAAAGGGGGCACAAGAGCACTTTTGGAGATGCTAGATATACACCCTgaggttgctgctgctgccaccgaGGTGCACTTCTTTGACTGGGATGAGAATTATGCCAAGGGCTTTGAGTGGTACCGTGAGTTGATGCCCTACTCGTATCCACACCAGATCACAGTGGAGAAAACTCCCGGCTACTTCACATCAGCCCTTGCACCAGAACGCATCTGCGCCATGAATTCCTCCATAAAGCTGCTGTTGATCTTGCGAGACCCGGCCGAGCGGGTTATCTCTGACTACACACAGGTGTTCTTCAACCGGCTGGAGAACCACAAGCCGGTGCAAGCCATTGAGAACCTGCTAGTGCGCAATGGAGCCCTTAATATCCGATACAAGGCCATTCAGAGGAGCCTCTATGACATCCACATGCGTAACTGGCTGCGTCACTTTCCCCTGGAACAAATACACATCGTAGATGGGGATGCGCTGATCCGTGATCCCCTGCCAGAGCTTCAGAAGGTGGAGCTCTTCCTTAATTTGCCACCGAGGATAGTGTCCTCCAACTTCTACTTCAACCAGACCAAGGGGTTTTACTGTATCCGAAGTGATGGTCGAGAACGATGTCTGCACGAGTCTAAGGGACGCCCTCACCCAGTCGTCAATGGCACCGTCCTCCAACAGCTCCGCTCCTACCTACAGGAACACAACCGAACCTTCTTCAGGCTGGTGAAGCGCACCTTTGACTGGCAATAA